One Halobaculum sp. CBA1158 DNA segment encodes these proteins:
- a CDS encoding DUF5783 family protein, which produces MAEFDAERFEDKYANYFTELQRAYKNAFETMNERYDSELIHAIDQQILNESEPFYDEETGAFSVELPPNPTERLTAIVVDDEKLTETLERYVAEIESQLYRVFDLEPPGEE; this is translated from the coding sequence ATGGCCGAGTTCGACGCCGAGCGCTTCGAGGACAAGTACGCGAACTACTTCACGGAGCTCCAGCGCGCGTACAAGAACGCCTTCGAGACCATGAACGAGCGGTACGACTCCGAGCTGATCCACGCGATCGACCAGCAGATCCTCAACGAGTCGGAGCCGTTCTACGACGAGGAGACGGGGGCGTTCAGCGTCGAGCTTCCGCCCAACCCCACCGAACGCCTGACGGCCATCGTGGTCGACGACGAGAAGCTGACCGAGACGCTCGAGCGCTACGTCGCGGAGATCGAATCACAGCTGTATCGCGTGTTCGACCTCGAGCCGCCGGGCGAGGAGTGA
- a CDS encoding CheF family chemotaxis protein, translating into MSNGSQRNEAPAGGRGDGEEEYKVADTRGKFAQAMKAGRKLNDVGWTNGRIVLSNKRVVLVGNGGKRTIALSSVDGIGGRYDANQEIQRVSNYVSLRIDEDVFLIAAEEHEEFRTDLYRAFLDRTVIKARHPAIKGGVVQDTEWEQARLKVEADGISVAQQSGAFVRLELDDIGTLEETERTVMDEKAAVIEAEHTDDEGTSVQTYLSGEPWTVAVIKSYLGQGRDRNRGAVELSESEREVLMALYSGVSSFEVPNFLGMDVDRVEEIFDHLIEAEVLEEVRTRREVALEPRGRNIASEAMNEQ; encoded by the coding sequence ATGAGCAACGGATCACAGCGGAACGAAGCCCCCGCCGGAGGGCGAGGAGACGGCGAGGAGGAGTACAAGGTCGCCGACACGCGCGGCAAGTTCGCGCAGGCGATGAAGGCCGGGCGCAAGCTCAACGACGTCGGGTGGACGAACGGCCGGATCGTCCTCTCGAACAAGCGGGTCGTCCTCGTCGGCAACGGCGGAAAGCGCACGATCGCGTTGTCCTCGGTCGACGGCATCGGCGGGCGCTACGACGCGAACCAGGAGATTCAGCGCGTCTCCAACTACGTCAGCCTCCGGATCGACGAGGACGTGTTCCTCATCGCCGCCGAGGAACACGAGGAGTTCCGGACGGACCTGTACCGTGCGTTCCTCGACCGCACGGTGATCAAGGCGCGCCACCCCGCGATCAAAGGCGGCGTCGTCCAGGACACCGAGTGGGAGCAGGCGCGCCTGAAGGTCGAGGCGGACGGGATCTCCGTCGCCCAGCAAAGCGGCGCGTTCGTCCGGCTCGAACTCGACGACATCGGCACCCTCGAGGAGACCGAACGGACCGTGATGGACGAGAAGGCGGCGGTCATCGAGGCGGAACACACCGACGACGAGGGGACGAGCGTCCAGACGTACCTCTCGGGCGAGCCGTGGACGGTCGCGGTGATCAAGTCGTACCTCGGGCAGGGGCGCGACCGGAACCGCGGCGCGGTCGAGCTCTCCGAGTCCGAGCGAGAGGTGCTGATGGCGCTGTACTCGGGCGTCTCGTCGTTCGAGGTGCCGAACTTCCTCGGGATGGACGTCGACCGCGTCGAGGAGATCTTCGACCACCTCATCGAGGCGGAGGTGCTGGAGGAGGTGCGCACCCGTCGGGAGGTCGCGCTGGAGCCCCGCGGCCGCAACATCGCCAGCGAGGCGATGAACGAGCAGTAA
- a CDS encoding HEAT repeat domain-containing protein: protein MSLYTLARDGDMEQLTDTAKNSDSAAVRRRAAEMLGDVGDPEDDRTVDVLIHLAREDDDDGVRAAAVDGLDELGGGGLERLIAKETGVDPNAADWAAVRAFAKVLGGASIPEYRMAAANALGRMGDEDAVGPLAKRLDDPDPRVRERACLALGRIGDDRPVGRLRRKLDDDHPAVKAAAADALGTIASGEALSALVDLLEDDNASLRRLAASALGNASSAQPVPKLAAALGDEHDTVRRSAVFSIIELLSNAPTKQSHAVRDAVVSELKDADDETVLGPLVEILDEATQARQRRNAVWFLGRVTSSEPPDHVLDALVGALDDDDKMTAQFAATSITNLEGHRVESTLIEVVKDDDATVDARAKAAYALGDVGGDRAREVLDAITDGDVDKQIRKRAFASLSKLGGVRQ from the coding sequence ATGTCGCTGTACACGCTCGCCCGCGACGGGGACATGGAACAGCTCACCGACACCGCCAAGAACAGCGACAGCGCGGCCGTGCGCCGGCGGGCGGCGGAGATGCTCGGCGACGTGGGCGACCCCGAGGACGACCGGACCGTCGACGTGCTCATCCACCTCGCGCGCGAGGACGACGACGACGGGGTGCGCGCGGCCGCGGTCGACGGCCTCGACGAGCTCGGCGGCGGGGGGCTCGAACGGCTCATCGCCAAGGAGACGGGCGTCGATCCGAACGCGGCCGACTGGGCGGCCGTCCGGGCGTTCGCGAAGGTCCTCGGTGGCGCGAGCATCCCGGAGTACCGCATGGCCGCCGCGAACGCGCTCGGTCGGATGGGCGACGAGGACGCCGTCGGGCCGCTCGCCAAGCGGCTCGACGACCCCGACCCGCGGGTCCGCGAGCGCGCCTGTCTCGCCCTGGGCCGGATCGGCGACGACCGACCGGTCGGGCGTCTGCGGCGGAAGCTCGACGACGACCACCCGGCGGTGAAGGCGGCCGCCGCCGACGCGCTCGGCACCATCGCCTCCGGCGAGGCGCTGTCGGCGCTGGTCGACCTGCTGGAGGACGACAACGCCAGCCTCCGGCGGCTGGCGGCGTCGGCGCTGGGCAACGCCAGTTCCGCCCAACCGGTGCCGAAGCTGGCGGCGGCGCTGGGCGACGAGCACGACACCGTCCGGCGCTCGGCGGTGTTCTCGATCATCGAACTGCTGTCGAACGCGCCGACGAAACAGAGCCACGCCGTCCGCGACGCCGTCGTCTCGGAGCTCAAAGACGCCGACGACGAAACGGTGCTCGGCCCACTGGTCGAGATCCTCGACGAGGCGACGCAGGCGCGCCAGCGCCGCAACGCCGTGTGGTTCCTCGGTCGGGTGACGAGTTCGGAGCCGCCCGATCACGTGCTCGACGCGCTCGTGGGCGCGCTCGACGACGACGACAAGATGACCGCCCAGTTCGCGGCGACGAGCATCACCAACCTGGAGGGCCACCGCGTGGAGTCGACGCTCATCGAGGTGGTGAAAGACGACGACGCGACGGTCGACGCGCGGGCGAAGGCCGCCTACGCCCTCGGCGACGTCGGCGGCGACCGCGCGCGGGAGGTGTTGGACGCGATCACCGACGGCGACGTGGACAAGCAGATCCGCAAGCGCGCGTTCGCGTCGCTGTCGAAGCTCGGAGGTGTTAGACAATGA
- a CDS encoding sulfatase, producing the protein MSDDTPENVLFVVLDTVRKDRLGPYGYDGGTTPGLDAFSEEATVFENAVAPAPWTLPVHASLFTGMYPHRHGADQENPYLEGATTLAETLSAAGYRTACYSSNAWITPYTHLTDGFDDQDNFFEVMPGDLLSGPLARAWKAMNDNDALRAVADKLVSLGNVAHEYLAGGEGADSKTPAVIDRTKSFIDDSEADGDDWFAFINLMDAHLPYHPPEEYVDEFAPGVDSTAVCQNSKEYNSGARDIGDEEWEAIRGLYDAEIAHIDDQLARLFDWLKETGRWDDTAVVVCADHGELHGEHDLYGHEFCLYDQLVNVPLLVKHSDLEADRRDDTVELLDGYHTVLDALGVEGGDPAADGEEAVALDRTRSLLSEEYREFGGVGDADRDPGQRASPDGEFGFVEYSRPVVELKQLEEKASSAGIDLPEDSRFYSRMRAARSTDAKYVRIDRVPDEAFRLDEDPAEEHDVADAVGAPGDADRDDRIAEAESRLADFEAAAGGAWTDADDAEVTDDSLEEMDEEATERLRDLGYVE; encoded by the coding sequence ATGAGCGACGACACGCCCGAGAACGTGCTGTTCGTCGTGCTCGACACGGTCCGAAAAGACCGCCTCGGGCCGTACGGCTACGACGGGGGGACGACGCCTGGGCTGGACGCGTTCTCCGAGGAGGCGACGGTGTTCGAGAACGCGGTCGCCCCCGCCCCGTGGACGCTTCCGGTCCACGCGTCGCTGTTCACCGGCATGTACCCCCATCGCCACGGGGCCGACCAGGAGAACCCCTACCTCGAAGGGGCGACGACGCTGGCGGAGACGCTCTCGGCGGCCGGCTATCGGACGGCCTGCTACTCCTCGAACGCGTGGATCACGCCGTACACCCACCTCACCGACGGGTTCGACGACCAGGACAACTTCTTCGAGGTGATGCCGGGCGACCTGCTTTCGGGGCCGCTCGCGAGGGCCTGGAAGGCGATGAACGACAACGACGCCCTCCGGGCGGTCGCGGACAAGCTCGTCTCGCTGGGCAACGTCGCCCACGAGTACCTCGCCGGCGGCGAGGGGGCCGACTCGAAGACGCCGGCGGTGATCGACCGCACGAAGTCGTTCATCGACGACAGCGAGGCCGACGGCGACGACTGGTTCGCGTTCATCAACCTCATGGACGCGCACCTACCGTACCACCCGCCGGAGGAGTACGTCGACGAGTTCGCTCCCGGCGTCGATTCGACGGCGGTGTGCCAGAACTCCAAGGAATACAACTCCGGCGCGCGCGACATCGGGGACGAGGAGTGGGAGGCGATCCGGGGACTGTACGACGCCGAGATCGCACACATCGACGACCAGCTCGCCCGGCTGTTCGACTGGCTGAAGGAGACGGGTCGGTGGGACGACACCGCGGTCGTCGTCTGTGCCGACCACGGTGAGCTCCACGGCGAGCACGACCTCTACGGCCACGAGTTCTGCCTGTACGACCAGCTGGTCAACGTTCCGCTGCTGGTCAAGCACTCCGACCTCGAGGCCGACCGCCGCGACGACACGGTCGAACTGCTCGACGGCTACCACACGGTGCTCGACGCGCTCGGCGTCGAGGGCGGCGACCCGGCCGCCGACGGCGAGGAGGCCGTCGCGCTCGACCGCACGCGCTCGCTGCTGTCGGAGGAGTACCGCGAGTTCGGCGGCGTCGGCGACGCCGACCGCGACCCGGGCCAGCGCGCGTCGCCCGACGGCGAGTTCGGCTTCGTCGAGTACTCCCGCCCCGTGGTCGAACTGAAACAACTGGAGGAGAAGGCCTCGAGCGCGGGCATCGACCTGCCCGAGGACTCCCGGTTCTACTCCCGGATGCGCGCGGCCCGTAGCACGGACGCCAAGTACGTCCGGATCGACCGGGTCCCCGACGAGGCGTTCCGGCTCGACGAGGACCCCGCGGAGGAGCACGACGTCGCCGACGCGGTCGGTGCCCCCGGGGACGCCGACCGCGACGACCGGATCGCCGAGGCCGAGTCGCGCCTCGCCGACTTCGAGGCGGCCGCCGGCGGGGCCTGGACGGACGCCGACGACGCCGAGGTGACCGACGACTCGCTCGAGGAGATGGACGAAGAGGCGACCGAACGACTGCGCGATCTGGGATACGTCGAATAA
- the cheB gene encoding chemotaxis-specific protein-glutamate methyltransferase CheB, with translation MSARAPRTVVVDDSRFMRGLITDILESGGVEVVGQASDGREALSVVADRDPDVVTMDVEMPGMDGIEAVERLMADTPTPTLMLSAYTAEGAEETFEALDAGAVDFFAKPGGEVSMGVSRMEEQLVETVRSVAKADLSTAGSERREARATAAAGSAGAAEATESEPTATAIEPNTTLVIGSSTGGPDAVERVLSALPGGADLRGIVVQHMPEAFTGRFADRLDAACELSVREAEDGMRIGRGELAVARGGHHLEVANARDGRLRLSVIDEDRGQGVRPSANVTMESVAEVVDDPVVGVVLTGMGSDGTDGVRALSRAGARVLAQDEDSCVVYGMPKRAAETGCVDTVAPLEDIAAGITGEHA, from the coding sequence GTGAGCGCTCGCGCGCCGCGGACGGTCGTGGTGGACGACTCGCGGTTCATGCGGGGGCTCATCACGGACATCCTGGAGTCCGGGGGAGTGGAGGTCGTCGGCCAGGCGAGCGACGGGCGGGAGGCGCTGTCGGTCGTCGCCGACCGCGACCCGGACGTGGTCACGATGGACGTGGAGATGCCCGGGATGGACGGCATCGAAGCCGTCGAGCGGCTGATGGCGGACACACCGACGCCGACGCTGATGCTGTCGGCGTACACCGCCGAGGGGGCCGAGGAGACGTTCGAGGCGCTGGACGCCGGCGCGGTCGACTTCTTCGCCAAGCCCGGCGGCGAGGTGTCGATGGGCGTCTCCCGGATGGAGGAACAGCTCGTCGAGACGGTTCGCTCGGTCGCGAAGGCGGACCTCTCGACGGCGGGCTCGGAACGCCGCGAGGCGCGAGCGACCGCCGCCGCCGGCAGCGCCGGAGCGGCCGAAGCGACCGAGAGCGAGCCGACGGCGACGGCGATCGAACCCAACACGACGCTGGTCATCGGCTCGTCGACCGGCGGTCCCGACGCCGTCGAGCGCGTTCTCTCGGCGCTGCCGGGCGGCGCGGACCTGCGCGGGATCGTCGTCCAACACATGCCGGAGGCGTTCACCGGTCGGTTCGCCGACCGACTCGACGCCGCCTGCGAGCTGTCGGTCCGAGAGGCAGAGGACGGCATGCGCATCGGGCGCGGCGAACTCGCGGTCGCCCGCGGCGGGCACCACCTGGAGGTAGCGAACGCACGCGACGGTCGTCTGCGCCTGAGCGTGATCGACGAGGACCGCGGACAGGGCGTGCGCCCCTCGGCGAACGTGACGATGGAGTCCGTCGCCGAGGTGGTCGACGACCCGGTCGTCGGCGTCGTCCTCACCGGCATGGGGTCGGACGGCACCGACGGGGTGCGGGCGCTCTCGCGTGCCGGCGCTCGCGTGCTCGCACAGGACGAGGACTCCTGCGTCGTGTACGGGATGCCCAAGCGGGCCGCCGAGACCGGCTGCGTCGACACCGTCGCGCCGCTCGAGGACATCGCCGCGGGAATCACGGGTGAGCACGCGTGA
- a CDS encoding ATPase domain-containing protein: MRVSTGVTGFDDVVGGGIPAERLYVVCGPPGSGKTTFSAQFVAEGAATGDRCLFISMHESRDDLRADMDSYEFGFGEALDSGSVTFLDAFSSEGKRFFGMPGDRRDVNSVTNRISSFIESRDIDRVVIDSTMLMRYLLDDSDATIMRFLSALKRTSATTFLISEMTDPSAYADEHFLAHGVVFFHNYMEDDGMRRGVQVVKMRGVDADTDIQDVEFTDAGLVVGDGKPVTQ, translated from the coding sequence ATGCGCGTTTCGACCGGAGTGACGGGATTCGACGACGTCGTCGGCGGGGGGATCCCGGCCGAACGGCTGTACGTCGTCTGTGGGCCGCCCGGAAGCGGCAAGACCACGTTCTCGGCGCAGTTCGTCGCCGAGGGCGCGGCCACGGGCGATCGGTGTCTGTTCATCAGCATGCACGAGAGCCGCGACGACCTCCGAGCCGACATGGACTCCTACGAGTTCGGGTTCGGCGAGGCGCTCGACTCCGGTTCGGTGACGTTCCTGGACGCATTCTCCTCGGAGGGCAAGCGCTTCTTCGGCATGCCCGGGGACCGCCGGGACGTGAACAGCGTCACCAACCGGATCAGTTCGTTCATCGAGTCGCGCGACATCGACCGCGTCGTCATCGACTCGACGATGCTGATGCGGTATCTCCTCGACGACTCGGACGCGACGATCATGCGGTTCCTCTCGGCGCTCAAGCGAACCAGCGCGACGACGTTCCTCATCTCCGAGATGACCGACCCCTCGGCGTACGCCGACGAGCACTTCCTCGCACACGGGGTCGTGTTCTTCCACAACTACATGGAAGACGACGGGATGCGCCGCGGGGTTCAGGTCGTGAAGATGCGCGGCGTCGACGCCGACACGGACATCCAGGACGTCGAGTTCACCGACGCCGGACTCGTCGTCGGCGACGGCAAGCCGGTCACCCAGTGA
- a CDS encoding chemotaxis protein CheW has product MASSQRATDADAGGDEPTQVLEFGLGEETYCLDIAYIDEIVDAGDLTAIPNSPRHVEGVMDLRGKTTTIIDPKTLLGVADTGARERIIVFDPEETDDGGTVGWVVDEVFQVRDVSPDQVDETTTAGDDDVRGIVKGDDRFVVWVEPRTE; this is encoded by the coding sequence ATGGCAAGCAGCCAGCGCGCGACCGACGCCGACGCCGGCGGCGACGAGCCGACGCAGGTGCTCGAGTTCGGACTGGGCGAGGAGACGTACTGCCTCGACATCGCGTACATCGACGAGATCGTCGACGCGGGCGATCTCACGGCGATCCCCAACTCCCCGCGCCACGTCGAGGGCGTGATGGACCTGCGCGGGAAGACGACGACGATCATCGACCCCAAGACGCTGCTGGGCGTCGCCGACACCGGCGCACGCGAACGGATCATCGTGTTCGACCCCGAGGAGACCGACGACGGCGGCACGGTCGGCTGGGTCGTCGACGAGGTGTTCCAGGTGCGCGACGTCTCCCCCGACCAGGTGGACGAGACGACGACCGCCGGCGACGACGACGTGCGCGGGATCGTCAAGGGCGACGACCGGTTCGTCGTCTGGGTCGAACCCCGCACGGAGTAG
- a CDS encoding protein-glutamate O-methyltransferase CheR — protein MSRARGDDGDGDDLQGVIDFVEDSVPFEPGYYNEAYLGRRIAARMQRRSADDHAEYRAILEDDDEEREALLDALTINVTGFFRDPDMWADLRPVLRDLSAENGRAGVDVWSAPCADGREPYSLSMLAADDDEVDERRVRITAVDISEEALAAARAGVYETTRTTDIGEELAPLSDPGAYVEREDDVFRVRESVKSRVTFEPYDLIRDGPAPGKDLVFCRNLLIYIDSAFKGQLFETLSESLRDGGYLVLGKTETVPPDVRESFEPVAKRSRIYRYTG, from the coding sequence ATGAGCCGCGCTCGGGGCGACGACGGCGACGGGGACGACCTCCAGGGGGTCATCGACTTCGTGGAGGACTCCGTCCCGTTCGAGCCGGGGTACTACAACGAGGCGTACCTCGGTCGGCGGATCGCCGCGCGGATGCAGCGCCGGAGCGCCGACGACCACGCCGAGTACCGCGCCATCCTGGAGGACGACGACGAGGAGCGCGAGGCGCTGCTGGACGCCCTGACGATCAACGTGACGGGGTTCTTCCGCGACCCCGACATGTGGGCGGACCTCCGGCCGGTGTTGCGGGACCTCTCGGCGGAGAACGGGCGCGCCGGCGTCGACGTGTGGAGCGCCCCCTGTGCCGACGGCCGCGAGCCGTACTCGCTGTCGATGCTGGCGGCCGACGACGACGAGGTCGACGAACGCCGGGTCCGGATCACCGCCGTCGACATCAGCGAGGAGGCGCTCGCGGCCGCCCGCGCCGGCGTGTACGAGACGACGCGAACGACCGACATCGGCGAGGAGTTGGCCCCGCTGTCGGACCCGGGCGCGTACGTCGAGCGCGAGGACGACGTGTTTCGGGTTCGGGAGTCGGTGAAGTCCCGGGTGACGTTCGAGCCGTACGATCTCATCCGCGACGGGCCGGCCCCGGGCAAGGACCTCGTGTTCTGTCGCAACCTCCTGATCTACATCGACTCGGCGTTCAAGGGTCAGCTGTTCGAGACGCTCAGCGAGTCGCTCCGGGACGGCGGCTACCTCGTGCTCGGGAAGACCGAGACGGTTCCCCCGGACGTTCGCGAGTCGTTCGAGCCGGTTGCGAAACGAAGTCGGATCTACCGGTACACGGGATAA
- a CDS encoding chemotaxis protein CheA gives MSDAHIRAFVRESEEGITELNNSLLALESDPDDPEAMDAIFRTAHTLKGNAAAMGFGDFSGLAHAMEDLLDEVRGGDMTVSGDLMDRLFEAVDLLDAMLGEIDETGGTDIDPTGVEDDLRTMAEEGVDGLSESSGRTGSEAAREDGADALDGDASADAAGDDATDDDGEHGPDAADGAGGGTDGDGEAADSDPIDPDFDHGLDPADDEGVYRATVDLGDADMPGIDAMFVLEAAEDGFGGLSCDPDRESIEEGEFEGTFDLYVSAAAAATVEAGVDAVSQVDAVAVDAVEPAPGDEGAAGEADAAGDDGGAADGEDSGDASGAGDATGAADDAIGVAGDAGVNDEDGDGNDDGSAGDADGDSEGGGTGGDSTGSSSTSDSISSVRVDVEQLDDLYGLVEQLVTSRIKLRREMEESGIDSDNLDELDKISSSLQDTVMDMRLIPLSAVVDTFPRLVRDLARDQSKEVDFEIDGRDIELDRTILTEIRDPLVHILRNAVDHGIEPPEEREAAGKDPTGTIELTASRERDHVTIVVEDDGGGIEADALREKAVEEGVKTEAEVEAMSDAEARELVFHPGFSTNEEVTDVSGRGVGMDVVRTTVKDLDGSVTLDSTPGEGTRFEIKLPVTVAIVRVMFVEVDGVEYGVPIKNIAEVSRASGVDVANGEEVVRHDGDIYPVLRLSEVLGTAGAAGAAGGSGGALADGGREDEAGGDAGRADRDGVDALGDDAPDDAGDGMLLRIREEKRPIALHCDDVLHQEEVVVKPLEGILSGIPGLSGTAVLGDGDVVSILDVETLGGRR, from the coding sequence GTGAGCGACGCCCACATCCGCGCGTTCGTCCGCGAGTCCGAGGAGGGGATCACGGAGCTGAACAACTCGCTGCTCGCGCTGGAGTCGGACCCGGACGACCCGGAGGCGATGGACGCCATCTTCCGGACCGCCCACACGCTGAAGGGGAACGCCGCGGCGATGGGCTTCGGCGACTTCTCCGGGCTCGCGCACGCGATGGAGGACCTGCTCGACGAGGTCCGCGGCGGCGACATGACGGTGTCGGGCGACCTGATGGACCGGCTGTTCGAGGCGGTCGACCTGCTCGACGCGATGCTCGGCGAGATCGACGAGACGGGCGGGACCGACATCGATCCGACCGGCGTCGAGGACGACCTCCGGACGATGGCCGAGGAAGGGGTGGACGGGCTGAGCGAGTCCTCGGGTCGAACGGGGAGCGAAGCGGCCCGTGAGGACGGGGCGGACGCGCTCGACGGCGACGCGAGCGCGGACGCCGCCGGCGACGACGCCACCGACGACGACGGCGAGCACGGTCCCGACGCCGCGGACGGTGCGGGCGGCGGCACCGACGGGGACGGGGAAGCCGCCGACTCCGACCCGATCGACCCGGACTTCGACCACGGGCTCGACCCGGCCGACGACGAGGGCGTCTACCGCGCGACGGTGGACCTCGGCGACGCCGACATGCCCGGCATCGACGCGATGTTCGTGCTGGAGGCCGCCGAGGACGGCTTCGGCGGCCTGTCGTGCGACCCCGACCGCGAGTCGATCGAGGAGGGCGAGTTCGAGGGGACGTTCGACCTGTACGTGTCCGCGGCGGCGGCGGCGACCGTCGAGGCCGGCGTCGACGCCGTGAGCCAGGTCGACGCCGTCGCAGTCGACGCCGTCGAGCCCGCCCCCGGTGACGAGGGGGCCGCGGGCGAGGCGGACGCCGCCGGCGACGATGGCGGGGCCGCGGACGGCGAGGACTCCGGCGACGCCTCGGGAGCCGGCGACGCGACCGGAGCTGCCGACGACGCGATCGGGGTCGCCGGCGACGCCGGCGTGAACGACGAGGACGGCGACGGAAACGACGACGGCTCCGCCGGCGACGCCGACGGCGACAGCGAGGGCGGCGGTACGGGCGGCGACTCGACGGGGTCGTCGTCGACCTCCGACAGCATCTCGTCGGTCCGGGTCGACGTGGAGCAGTTGGACGACCTGTACGGCCTGGTCGAGCAACTGGTGACCAGCCGGATCAAGCTCCGGCGGGAGATGGAGGAGTCGGGGATCGACTCCGACAACCTCGACGAACTGGACAAGATCTCCTCGAGCCTCCAGGACACGGTGATGGACATGCGGCTCATCCCGCTGTCCGCGGTCGTCGACACGTTCCCGCGGCTCGTTCGCGACCTGGCTCGCGACCAGTCGAAGGAGGTCGACTTCGAGATCGACGGTCGCGACATCGAGTTGGACCGCACTATCCTCACCGAGATCCGCGACCCGCTGGTCCACATCCTCCGCAACGCCGTCGACCACGGCATCGAACCCCCGGAGGAGCGCGAGGCCGCGGGCAAGGACCCGACGGGCACGATCGAACTGACGGCGAGTCGCGAGCGCGACCACGTCACCATCGTCGTCGAGGACGACGGCGGCGGCATCGAGGCGGACGCGCTGCGCGAGAAGGCCGTCGAGGAGGGCGTCAAGACCGAGGCCGAGGTCGAGGCGATGTCCGACGCGGAGGCCCGGGAGCTCGTGTTCCACCCCGGCTTCTCCACGAACGAGGAGGTGACGGACGTGTCCGGCCGCGGCGTCGGGATGGACGTGGTTCGGACGACCGTGAAGGACCTCGACGGGAGCGTCACGCTCGACTCGACGCCCGGCGAGGGGACGCGCTTCGAGATCAAGCTGCCCGTCACGGTCGCCATCGTCCGCGTGATGTTCGTCGAGGTCGACGGCGTCGAGTACGGCGTCCCGATCAAGAACATCGCGGAGGTGAGCCGCGCGTCCGGCGTCGACGTGGCCAACGGCGAGGAGGTAGTTCGCCACGACGGCGACATCTACCCGGTCCTCAGGCTGAGCGAGGTGCTCGGCACCGCCGGCGCGGCGGGCGCTGCCGGCGGGTCGGGCGGCGCGCTCGCGGACGGGGGACGCGAGGACGAGGCGGGCGGGGACGCCGGACGCGCCGACCGTGACGGCGTCGACGCGCTCGGCGACGACGCCCCCGACGACGCGGGCGACGGCATGCTCCTGCGGATCCGCGAGGAGAAGCGCCCGATCGCGCTCCACTGCGACGACGTGCTCCACCAGGAGGAGGTCGTCGTGAAACCGCTGGAGGGCATCCTCTCGGGGATTCCCGGCCTCTCGGGAACGGCGGTTCTCGGCGACGGCGACGTGGTGAGCATCCTCGACGTGGAGACGCTCGGGGGGCGCAGATGA
- a CDS encoding NifU family protein, translated as MSADSADDGGEDELRDRVTNFLRRNFPQIQMHGGSAAIQHLDRETGEVHISLGGACSGCGISPMTIQAIKSRMTKEIAEINEVVADTGMDAGADGDLGGMGHSDGGMSPSFPGDSSDDAEDDEGPQAPF; from the coding sequence ATGAGCGCAGACTCAGCCGACGACGGCGGCGAGGACGAGCTTCGCGACCGCGTCACGAACTTCCTTCGGCGCAACTTCCCGCAGATCCAGATGCACGGCGGCAGCGCGGCGATCCAGCACCTCGACCGCGAGACGGGCGAGGTGCACATCTCGCTGGGCGGTGCCTGCTCCGGCTGTGGCATCTCCCCGATGACGATCCAGGCGATCAAGTCGCGGATGACCAAGGAGATCGCCGAGATCAACGAGGTCGTCGCCGACACCGGTATGGATGCGGGCGCGGACGGCGACCTCGGCGGCATGGGGCACTCCGACGGCGGCATGTCCCCCTCGTTCCCCGGCGACTCCTCCGACGACGCGGAGGACGACGAGGGGCCGCAGGCCCCGTTCTGA